The region GTAAGAACAGTGCATCATTTCGCTCTTCAGAATgagacatgtttgtgttttatttactaaAACTGCGTGAAGGTGAAGATGGATCATCTGAAACGCGTTCATCctgctgtgtatttttcttcccTGCTTCTGGATCATTTTTCCTCTTTAGCTTTTAGCCTggacttgtttttcttttctcttttaaacAGATCGATAGGCGATGTGGGAACTTTTCCTCTTCCTGTGCTTCGCAGGTCGGATTTTATATTGCGACGGCAAttcaaaaatcattttaatcGCTTTTTATTGTTATGTTTTAAACATAGGCTATAACCATAGTCTTGCCGCTctattcctacacacacacacacacacacacacacacacacacacggtgtgaatgaaaaatgaaaaatatcgaCCACTATGAGAAGGGTGCAGATgctttacattattattttatttatttatgttataatCATCAGGcgagttcattttttttttgtcttttgactGTTTGTCAGTAATGATCATCTCTCCTGACCCGAGAGTAATGCAGGCTGAAAATACCAAAACGCGACACAACAAAAGTCTAAGTTTGTTTCTCTGTAGGTTCTGGGAGCTCCAGTGTGTGTCCAATCTAATCCTctggacaataataataataataataataataataataataataataataataataataataaacactgataTATGCATTAAATATTTCATGGATTATTAAATTGAGACAGTTCGCTCTTTAAAGTGTTTCCCAGACCAGGGCGTTAGCTAACACTTGAAGCTTGAtacaccccccgcccccccccccccccccgccccccattGATCCGTTACCATGGAAACGAAGTTGTCACGCGCCAGTGGGGGATTGTTTgtaaactgtttatttaaatatagaaaTCGCACCGACGTAACAATCAATACGTGACTGGATCATCACCATGAGGGTTACAGGATCACCTACACCgagcttttacacacacacacacacacacacacacacacacacacacacacacacacacacaaacaaacaaactaaatgtCTTTTAATCATGGACTATTTACAAGAACAAAATCCAACCGCTCAACTCTAGAacactttaatttattttatttacttgtttgtttgtttgtagatttatttatttatctatttatttttctatctgtttatttatttattggtttgtaTGTTTATTGATACCATGACAGCTTTTATTCCTGATCTTTTATTCCTAATGAAATCCCCTCCCCTTTTATGAAGCTAATCCAACTCTTCAAATATgaagcatatttatttatttgtctgtttgttcatttgtttgtttgttttttattttctgtttgtttgtgacAGCTTTTTATTCTTGATCTTTCCGACGAAGCCCAAACCAGTTAAACAGTGTTAAACTGTGCATGACCCTttcccccaaacaaacaaacaagtaaacaatcaaatatgattttttttaaacatgctcCTTGTTATGAACATAATAATGATTCGATtatgaaaaacatttatttatttgtttgtttgtctatctatgtttttgtttgtttgcttatttcttcatccatttatttattatttcaataaaattaagAGGTCAATTAGGCTACTTATAATGAGAAAATAATATGTATACCATCCTGTGTACCCTGTAATGTTAGTAACATCATGGGTGGGCCCCCGGCTGGGCTTCATGGACCCCTGGGTGGGCCTGAAATCTACCGTGGGCACCACAGACACTAGCCTGTATAATATCATAGCATCATGGTTGTGTTTGTGATTTACACTTCACCACCCTCGCTGCCGCcgcatgtggtgtgtgtgtgtgtgtctgtctgtctgtcctcgCTTAcgttgtagcagctataaacagttgttccctcaccagccctctctttattctctctctttattatctctagtctctctctttaatttaataagACGCAGATTGTCATTGTTTGCCTCCAAGAAACCGCAAAAAACTTCAACCGCAAAAAACCTCAACATATCAGCGATTTTtactgagctgttactatggaaacgacgACCTAATAGAAGagcgcattcatataaacctgtcactactgccagagctgctgttctagaaaacgaatcaacatcttctgaccaatgtGCATGTATGTGATGATGATTAAATGCATAGCTATATGTGATCAGTAAAAATCTATCTAATCGCAAAGATTTCTTTATCATGACTCGTATAAAATCTTCTAACATGTCTGATGTGAATTCAGTGATCATGTCTGGATGTAAAAGCATGTATTCATATCGATAAATGAGTGCGTTGTAAATAAAGTGTGCTTACTTTCTCCGAGTTTATTGTTCTTTGAATCTAAACAGCCACAACAGCAGCGCACATCTGTCCTGTTTCTCTCCGCCTCAGACCTTCCTCATTAATCTATATTTCATTTCCgacccaaaacaaaaaaaaacctgaaggcTGTACACATGTGGAAAATGCAGGACGTCTCCATTTCACACTGCTCAGAGTTCATACTACTGTGAGTGTACACTACGTGACCAGAAGTATGTGCGCCCCTGACCATCATATCCATATGTTCTTGTTGAACGTCCCATTCCAAATTTTGTTATAATAAGCGCCAgtattctgggaaggctttacactagattttggggcgtgtctgtggggatttgtgttcattcagctacaagagcgttagtgaggtcgaggtcaggtgctgatttTGGAatggtgaggaggctccaggtccagttcatcccaaaggtgttcagtgggtttgaggtcagggctctgtgcaggacactccagttcttctaccttcttccaatcttagcacaccatgtcttcatggagctcgcactttttgtgcacaggagcatcatcgtgctggaacaggtttagttttcttagttccagtgaagggaatcTAAAGCTGCAGTGTACAAACACATTCTATACACTTGTGTGCTTCTGACTTTGTGGtagcagtttggggaagaaccacatatgggtgtgacagtcaggtgtccacatacttttggccatatagtgtagaaaCAGGGCAAGGCAATGATCAGCTTGTTTTTAAGCTACTCTCTTCTAACTACCATTATTACAACAAAGGCGATCAGACGTGACATCCAAAGGTACGTGATGTCACAAGTCAGAgcttaaagggtcatgaaaccttcctctttcagctcaagtcaacctctgaatgtttttgaaaaatgcagcttaaatgggTGTGGATGGCTGTGTAATgaagggagggggagtgggtGTGGCAGGGAAAGGCAGAGGAGGAAGCGGGGGCGGGCCTTCAGAACACTCACAATAAAGATGGATAGTGACAAAAAGTTTGCAGTGGCAGCAGTATGCAGGGCTCTGATGAGGcagaggacttctctcctccCGAATCCCCAGGGTTAAATTGCGACACAATAGATAGCAGTGTAGGTTCTCCGCCCTGTCTATTTGAACCATTAGCCCCTGGcgtgactatggaggaaaacaaaacacaaccgGAGACAGCGTGGATGGGAGGAGTCTCGGAATGGTAGCTAGATAATTGGCTCGAGCTTTTCACTAATAAAAGGCGAAGGCTCTTCCCTTCAACACTCTCGCTGCATAGTTTTGCACGAGTAAAATTGTTATGGTTAACAATTAGACACGTATCTCATAAGAAGGGATGGAAAAGTACTCGGGACTGAGTGCCGTATCACTGTGTAGacgcaaactgctttcatgagcaagtccgAAGTCCACCTGTCTCCAGTAATCATAGCTCTCCTGAATAAACACTCTggaactcttacaccactgaaacaaacactcaCGACCTATTTGAATGCGTTTCTCAGCTACTACATCTGTAAGAAAGCATCacgtgctgtcatgaataattaagagacagtgtgttctcataggataagatcacgcaggctcatgaataattatgagacacaaACAAGTCATTGAAGTACTGTAGTGTATTGTGACGTTGCGGAAGACGAAAATAGCggaaaaaagctcaaaattaagcatttttctcctacaattaaaatgaacagatgCTAAGATTGTCCTTAAtgtctgttaaaatctcagaaaatgtagtttagtgtttcaggCCTTCACCCACGCCCTCACCCACGCCTTCACCCACGCCTTCACCCACGCCCTCACCCACGCCTTCACCCACACTCTCACCCACGCCTTCACCCACGCCCTCACCCACGCCTTCACCCACGCTCTCACCCATGCCTTCACCCATACCCTCACCCACGACCTCACCCACGCTCTCACCCATGCCTTCACCCATACCCTCACCCATGCCCTCACCCACGCTCTCACCCACGACCTCACCCACGCTCTCACCCATGCCCTCATCCATGCCCTCACCCACGCTCTCACCTATGCCCTCATCCATGCCTTCACCCACGCCCTCACCCACGCTCTCACCCACGACCTCACCCACGCTCTCACCTATGCCCTCACCCACGCCCTCACCCACGCCTTCCCCCATGCCTTCACTGACGCTTCACCCATACCCTCACCTACGCCTTCACCCATGCCTTCACCCATGCCCTTACCCATGCCCTCACCCACAACTTCACCACAACTTCACCGACGCTTCGCCCATGCCCTCACCCATGCCGACTTAGGTGTATAACGACGGAATTCTCCATCAGTCCAAGCTAGCCACATTCCGACATTGAACAAACTCCACCCTCTTCCGAGTGAATAAACTCCAAACATTTATTCTCCACCAATCAGTGGATGAAAGAGGAAGAGTGTATGGAAAGACACACAGCCAGAAACACACCTACGAACCATGCTCACTGGAGCTGCTACTGTAGAGCCAGACACGCAGCCCCCACCATAACATTTAATTGGACGAACACAGGATTAGTACAGGATgagtcatttaaaataataaatgttggTCTTTTTCCTCCAAAGTGACGCATTATAAGAAATAgaccagttttatttaagagcaCTTGCGCTGATATTCTAAATGTTAAGTTAGTGATGAAATGCACAGGGGGAAACATACCTTATACAGCCCTGGTATATGTTTCTTTGAAAAACAGCGCGCGCTGCACTTTGCCTCCTGAAAGGCGACGTCACAAAGGGCCCAAAGCGCGGTGGGCGGGGCCGCGCGGGATGGCGAGTGCGCATGCGCGCCGGGGGGAAATCagcaatcagtcagtcagaagCGTCgaagaaaagaaacacaagAGGAGCagcggcagcagcagcaggcatGGCCGCATACACGGAGAGCCCTCACACCGCCACGGCCCAGCACGCGCTGCTACAGACACGGGGGCCTTAAAATCACACgcttttatttgattcattCCTCTTCTTTTTAACCTCTCTTTTTTGCGACCAAAAGCGATtggatacatttatttattttttgttcaatatttttttatcatGCTGGATGCTGGagaatcctttttttctttctttttctttaaaaagccAAACCAGAGTGATGGGAAAATAAACTAAAACTTATTTAAAAGGGAGACTTTTTAttatatgaaataaaagaaacttaataatatatttttaaataataataataataataataataataataataataataataataataataataaaatcaagaGACGGAGGCTATACCGGATAAGGAAGCGAAGGAGGAGAAACTTTTACGCACGTGAGGaacttttgactttttgacgAGCAGATAGATGATTTGTCCACGAGCTCTCGCGCACGATGAACGCGCAGCTGTCGATGGAGAGCCTGGGCGATCTGCACGGCGCGAGCCATGAGGCGGCGGCGGCGGTGGGCCACGCGCGCTCCGCGGCGGGCATGGCGTCAATCCTAGAGAGCGGCGACTATCCTCATCCTGCTCATCCGcaccatcctcatcctcatcatccgcACGCTCATCCGCATCCTCATCAGCACCGCCCCCCAGAGCACGCGGGCCTCGCGGGCCACCTGCACGCGGCGATGAGCGGCGCCATGGCGTGCGAGGCGACCGCCGGTATGGGCATGAGCGGCACATACACCACGCTCACGCCGCTGCAGCCTTTACCTCCCATCTCCACCGTGTCCGACAAGtttcctcatcatcctcatcctcacgCTCATCCTCACCAGAGGATCGCGGGAAACGTCAGCGGGAGCTTCACGCTCATGCGGGACGAGCGCGCGCTGGCCTCCGTCAACAACCTCTACGCGCCCTACCACAAGGACGTCGCGAGCATGGGCGCCATCCACGGCTCCCAGCACGCGCTGCCCCCGCCTCCGCCGCCGCCGCCTTACGCCCACGAGAAGATGCTCGCGCCCGCCGGATTCGACTCCCATCACCCCGCCATGCACGCGAGCAGCGTCACCTCGTCCAcctcgtcctcgtcctcgtcctcgtcctcctccCCGGCGACCGGCATGATGGTGCAAATCAACGGCatccatcaccaccaccaccaccaccagcaccaccatcACCCCCATCACCCGCACGCGCACCTGAGCGCGCAGgggcaccaccaccaccaccatcaccacgcGCAGGGAGCTCTCGGAGCCGCGCGGGACCGGGATCACGCGGCGCCCGTGGAggaggtgaacaccaaggaggTGGCGCAGAGGATCACCACGGAGCTGAAGCGCTACAGCATCCCGCAGGCCATCTTCGCTCAGCGCGTGCTGTGCCGCTCGCAGGGAACGCTCTCCGACCTGCTGCggaaccccaaaccctggagcAAGCTCAAGTCCGGCCGCGAGACCTTCCGCCGCATGTGGAAGTGGCTGCAGGAGCCCGAGTTCCAGAGGATGTCCGCGCTGCGCCTCGCAGGTCAGTCACTCATGTgggtctgtttattattattattattattattattattattattattattattattattattattattgagcaCGTAATACcatgagtattattattattattattattctcaatGCATAAACAAACCCAGCGCGTTCTGAGATAAATCAAACCTCCACACTCACCTGTCTGTCATCTCAAAgctttcacttttatttttatttctattttttttaaagcgtccTATATTGTTCTGAGAATTGAATGAATATTGAAGTATTGATTATATTGATCGAGTGTTGATCATTAATACTCCTGATGTTTATTTCTGACCAGCTGGACTTGTAGAAACACAGTAGGCGTGAGTGTATTAtgaaaagtagtagtagtagtaataataataataataataataataataataataataataataataatgcgtTCCGTTTCATTTATACACGGCCTTTCCAACATTCAACGCTGCTGTCCAGAAAAAATCAATGACTAGAAGGAAAAAGTCCTGCAGAAGAGAATGAAGTGTTGGGAGAAATTGTATAAGGTTTTAAACTCTTAcactgagagaagagaagaagcaGGTTTGGGAGATCTGGCACTAAAAGAGCTGCTTCTAATTACAGCGATGTTTACAAAAGTATTAtttctacttttttatttatgttttttattaacACTTACATAAGGAAATAAGACTTCCGTTTATGTGGCACTAACACAAAgtggtgttttaaaaaaatacatatattgggttgttgttgttgttgttgttgttgttgttgttgttgttgttgttgttgaaccAATTAGGGTTCTTGGAGAACCATTCATGTTTTAAGAGCAAGGTTCCTGGTGGAACTTTTAGGGATTGTACAAGTGAGACAGTCCATAAAATCAACCAAAATGATTTTTATCAAGCTTTAAGTGTTTAACTAACTGTGTAAACATCACTTTTGGAGGGAGAAGGGTACTCACTATAACTTAGAAaggtgtatatttatatttgattcAGGAAGTATTTTTAACGGATTTTAAAGCTCACCATACGCACTGTAAGTGAAATAGAAATCTTAAAGGTGCACAGGACAAAggaaggtacagtttagtactcTATTTCTGAGACTGGAGATTAGATCGATGCTGTCTGATCGCAGTGGACCAAAAAAACATGGCGTTTAAAATGTctctgttataaataaataaatacataaataaataaataaataaataaataaataaataaataaataaagcatgttTGTGATACTAATTGTAAGATTTCAAACCGAAAATAAACCAGAAAAGGCCGACTCAAGAAAGAGCAggactgagtgtgtgtttaattcAGGCCAGGATTAATCaggtacaggtgtgtgtgtgtatgtgtgtgtgtgtgtgtgtgtgtgtgtgtgtgtgtgtgtgtgtttgtgtgtgtgtgtgtgtgtgtgtgtgtgtgtgtgtgttgtggctgTAAGCATTAAGGAAATGTAGTCAATACGGCGCGTGCTTACTCTAAGGTTTTAATTTTTAGGGaatttaaaataatcaatgtttaGAGAGATGAACATGTCTGGCGCCGCTTCCTTACACTcaacctgtctgtctgcttccttacactccacctgtctgtctgcttccTCCTTACagtccacctgtctgtctgcttccttacactccacctgtctgtctgcttccTTACACTcaacctgtctgtctgcttccttacactccacctgtctgtctgcttccttacactccacctgtctgtctgcttccttacactccacctgtctgtctgcttcagtacactccacctgtctgtctgcttcagtacactccacctgtctgtctgcttccTCTGACTTTGgcttttcagattttattttagtattttgaCAGGCCAGCTTAgatttcatgtgtgtgtgtgtgtgtgtgtgtgtgtgtgtgattacgtACCGCCTTTACTGTCTATTAGGAATTTGTGTTTAcatcttttacacacacacacacacgcacgcacacacacacacacacgcacacacacacacacgcacgcacgcacgcacacacgcacaggcacacacacgcacaaacagacacacacacgcacgcactcacacacagacagacacacacacacacgcacacacacgcacaaacagacacacacacacacacgcacgcacacacacacacatgcacacacacgcacacgcacgcacacacacacacacacacacacgcacgcacacacacacacgcacacacacaggctggcGCGCGCGTTAGTGTAGCTATTATTACGTTGACCTTGATCCACATCCACTAAACACCACGCATCTCTCCACTAAACACAACAATATCCGCCATGTTTATTTcacttattaatatatttatttatttatttatttatatttagggttttttttttgttttttttaaaatgctaataTTCTCGTTTCTGTCTCGTGCGCATGGTGGTGTGCGTGTTGCTGGCGGATAGGTGCGGACGGAGCAGATATACAGTACAGGGTGTGtcgtgtttgtatttgtaggTTTATATTCGTTATGTTTGAACTGATACgcttgaaaaagaaaataaatgacgGGCCGCGTTCCTGCTCTGAGGGATATACCAGCAGCCTGAATTAGACTACAGCAAcaaaaagcatttatttatgcataaattATCCCTCTTTACTtactaatatttattaatttgtttgtttgtttgtttgtttgtttgtttgtttgtttgtttccatgcTTAGGTTTAGACAGTAAGAGAGAAATTATAGCTGATCTCCGTTACACACAaagtcattttctttctttccatttcatctgtttatctatttatcCCTTTATCCCTTTATTCATGTATAAATGTGTTCATGTATAGATGTCCCACACTTCTTTAGGGCTGATGATTATTTGTTATTAAACAGAGCTGTGTGTCTTACAGGAAGTCCACTGctgatcatttattcattcttttcaGTTCGTCACACTTTCCTCTCTTTCCCATTtctctacacacacatgtatttgtttatttctttattgatTGGTTGAATCCAGTGTAAACATGTGGCACTAATTATTTACTCTAATTCAGTCCTCAgcactgattatttatttgttctttcgtttgtttgtttgcttgttgttgttgtttgtttgtttttagtctTCTCtcatttcttgtctttttttcatcttcatttagTGATAAATTCGGAAAAGCAGTTTTAGGatgtttacacattttattttattgttattttgaacATTGCATTAAATTAAGCataatttttctctttttaattatAGAGCATGCTGggtaaatcaatcaatcaatcaatcaatcaatcaatcagtcaataaACTGTCAGTGAATCTGCGGTTAaggggtttgtttttgtcatattttagCTTTAGgattaattttacattttaaactttatcacttgctctctctctctctccctctctctctctctctctctctctctctatctctcactctctctctatctctctctctctctctctctatctctctatatctctctatatctctctctctccctctctctctctctctctatctctccctctctctctatctctctctatctctccctctctctctatctctccctctctctctctctctctctctctctatctctctctctctctctatctctccctctctctctatctctccctctctctctatctccctctccctctatctctctctctctctctccctctctctctctctctctctctctctctctctctctccctctctctctctctctctctccctctctctctctctctctctccctctctctctatctctcgctctccctctctctctctctctctatctctctctctctctctccctctctctctatctctcgctctctctctctctccctctctctctatctctccctctctctctatctctcgctctctctctctccctctctctctatctctctctctctctctctctctctctcactctctatctctcgctctctctctatctatctctctatctgtgtctctctctctctctctctctctctctatatatatatatatatatatatatatatatatatatatatctcgctctctcttctttAGCAGCAGGTTATGAACTGAGTCTCTGAGATTTTCCTTCTCTCGGTTTCCTGTAAATGATTAGCAGGTGAACAGAACAGTGATGATCAcgggttttaaaaataaaaaaaataaaacaacaagaagCCAGGAATGTAGGCTACGTTCCAAACTGAAGACCGTGTGAAATGAGTACACGCCTCCAGCGGTGCTGTTTAGTAGCCTAAAGTGGAATGTAGTTGGAGTTATTTACGAATTCTTCGAGCTGTTGTGTGACTTCCAGGCTGAGCTGATTACAACTTTATCTCTTTCACACCAGTTCATATTTGGCCAAAGTGGAGAACGTTCAGAGCGACAGGAAGTTTCCTCAGAGTGATCTCTCTCACAAATAAAGGTAGCAAACTGTACTTTAACTGTTGCTGTGGATCCATCAAGCGGACACTTTCTGTACCTTTAATATGCAcctttaaatattatttaaagttCATCATTAGACCTTAAGCGCCACTGAAAGCATTACTTAAAAGCTGATTAAAGGTACACCACATGCTCCTTCTCAGCTAACACAGTATATACtcactaaaggtacaaaacatGAACTCATGACGGTGCCAGTCTACCAACAAGCAAAGGTACAGTTTGGTGCCTGTTTCTGAGACGGTCCCACTTTCTCTTAGAATAGCTTCAGGGGCAGAAAAAATAGATCATTCTATCTTAAATAGAGGAATAgttacagtgtcctccactaatattggcacccgtgGTAAATcggagcaaagaaggctgtgagaaatgatctttattgtttaaccttttgatcttttgttcaaaatattcaaaatatatcaaacaattgcaaacaaaacacaggtttatctcaaatatatatatatatatatatatatatatatatatatatatatatatatatatatatatatatatatatatatatatctttgttaaatataggtgtgcaacaattattggcatgaCTATcaattcatatgaggaaaaatatatttcaagtatattcacattgatattttacatttattttagtacacctgggtgacttgGAACAGGAAAaggttcaaccatgacttcctgtttcacaggggtataaatatgaggtaacacataggccaaattcccttagtcattcgtAATAATGTATAAGGACCAAGGAaagtagctgtgatgtgcggcaaaaggttgttgagcttcacaaaatggggcgtgtctataagaaaatagcacaagcattgaaaatgtccatttccaccatcagggcaataattaagaagttacagtcgactggaaatgttatgaatcgacctggaattggacgcgtgtctgtatcgtctcaacgcactgtgaagaggacgattcgagtggataaaaatctccaaggatcacagctggagaactgcagaagttagttgtgtcttggggtctgaatgtctccaaaacaacaatccgaagtcacctacatcaccaaacatcataagttgtttggaagggtttcaagaaaaaagcctctactctcatccaaaaacaaactcgagcgtcttcagtgtgcagacactactggaacttcaaatgggatcgggttctacggtcagatgaaaccagaatagagctttttggtaataaacacagaggtggttttggtcacacagagaggtagccgtatggaaaagttcctcatgcccacggttaaatatggaggtggatctttaatgttttggggctgtttttctgccagaggacctggacattttgttaggatacatggcatcatggactcgatcaaatatcaacagatattaaatgaaacctgactgcctccgccagaaagattcaaatgggccgtggt is a window of Ictalurus punctatus breed USDA103 chromosome 4, Coco_2.0, whole genome shotgun sequence DNA encoding:
- the onecut1 gene encoding hepatocyte nuclear factor 6; this translates as MNAQLSMESLGDLHGASHEAAAAVGHARSAAGMASILESGDYPHPAHPHHPHPHHPHAHPHPHQHRPPEHAGLAGHLHAAMSGAMACEATAGMGMSGTYTTLTPLQPLPPISTVSDKFPHHPHPHAHPHQRIAGNVSGSFTLMRDERALASVNNLYAPYHKDVASMGAIHGSQHALPPPPPPPPYAHEKMLAPAGFDSHHPAMHASSVTSSTSSSSSSSSSSPATGMMVQINGIHHHHHHHQHHHHPHHPHAHLSAQGHHHHHHHHAQGALGAARDRDHAAPVEEVNTKEVAQRITTELKRYSIPQAIFAQRVLCRSQGTLSDLLRNPKPWSKLKSGRETFRRMWKWLQEPEFQRMSALRLAACKRKEQEHGKNERGSVSKKPRLVFTDVQRRTLHAIFKENKRPSKELQITISQQLGLELATVSNFFMNARRRSLDKWLDDGGSNSANSSSNTCTKA